In Leptospira stimsonii, a single window of DNA contains:
- a CDS encoding alpha/beta fold hydrolase yields the protein MIKKISQPIEKIKGQYDTIVIGSGYGGAIAASRLSRAGIEVCLLERGKEIRPGEFPNKEIQAFEEVQANYEDKHIGHQNGLYDFHFNKDINVLVGCGLGGTSLINANVSLRAVPEVFQDTCWPASIRKEAKDHGLDPYYSKAEEMLRPNPIPKNYSDLPKHQALKKSAVYMGKDFYPTPINVTFESKLNHVGVQQDACTHCGDCVTGCNVSSKNTTLMNYLPDAANFGAQIFTEVKVNYLEKKDSYWLVHFIPLGVDREKFSKDELFIRANTIVLAAGTLGSTEILLRSKEKGLSLSDQVGVRFSGNGDMLGFSYNGTAKINGIGFGSKKQNGNGPVGPCITGVIDTRTSASKLEDGMIIEEGSIPGAIRGQLPAVFALGSKLTGVKTKKGIVTWIFEKIRVFLSFILGPFHGAIRNTQTYLVMAHDGNDGKMFLKDDRLRISWPNVGKKPIFEKISNILKDSTIPLQGTYIKNPVWNKLTDQDLISVHPLGGCPMGEDAGSSVVNENCQVFSGKNGTATHNGLYVMDGSVIPRSLGVNPLLTICAISERACEKLVSERGKRIDYSLPSHPKNTDVVDDSTLGIEFTECMKGFYSTQSKEDYERGFQIGQDENTSFEFLLTIRSNNLEEMVSNPEHKATLFGTVRAPMISKDVITVTNGDFLLFVNREDRIETRNMVYKMILQTEESKRFLFVGAKWVQNDGITNIWRDTSTLFVTIYDGETESSPVYAKGILHILPEDFAKQMTTMKVINSKSIADSIKGMAKFGAFFTAALYDVYGGVASAIVPWDKDARPRTKRPLRVSAPETYFFKADDGADLRLLRYKGGNKGPVLLSPGLGVSSLIFCIDTIETNLLEYLFENQYDIWMFDYRTSIALPSAPLPNTGDVIATKDYPAAVKKVRELTGVDKIQVVAHCFGATTFTMALLAGLEGVRSVVLSQISANVEVPTSMDIKVGLHTAELMDLVGIKDLTAYTTDHADWLDKFFNSALALQPQSFFSHDVNPVSRRISFLYGSLYKLDNLNEETYRYGLGEMFGVANIKAFEHLSKMIRAHKVVNAEGGDAYVPHIDRLNLPITFIHGAENQCYLPESTEKTYQTLIDRFNPGQYARHVIPGYGHIDCIFGKNAHKDVYPLILQALKKY from the coding sequence TTGATTAAAAAAATTTCACAGCCCATCGAAAAAATCAAAGGTCAATACGATACAATCGTTATCGGTTCCGGTTACGGCGGCGCGATCGCCGCCTCCCGCCTTTCCAGAGCGGGAATTGAAGTCTGCCTTTTAGAAAGAGGCAAAGAAATTCGACCTGGAGAATTTCCAAACAAAGAAATTCAAGCTTTTGAAGAAGTACAGGCAAACTACGAAGACAAACATATCGGTCATCAAAACGGGCTTTACGATTTTCACTTTAACAAAGACATCAATGTTCTCGTCGGTTGCGGCTTAGGCGGAACTTCGCTTATCAATGCGAACGTTAGTCTTCGTGCGGTTCCCGAAGTTTTTCAAGATACTTGTTGGCCTGCGAGTATTCGAAAAGAAGCCAAGGATCACGGATTGGATCCTTACTATTCCAAAGCGGAAGAAATGCTACGCCCGAACCCAATTCCGAAAAATTATTCCGATCTTCCGAAGCACCAAGCTCTCAAAAAGTCTGCGGTTTACATGGGAAAGGATTTTTATCCGACTCCGATCAATGTCACTTTCGAATCCAAGCTCAATCACGTTGGGGTTCAGCAAGATGCTTGTACGCACTGCGGAGATTGTGTTACGGGTTGTAACGTTTCTTCCAAAAACACAACCCTTATGAATTATCTTCCCGATGCGGCCAACTTCGGCGCGCAGATCTTTACAGAGGTCAAAGTCAATTATCTTGAAAAGAAAGACAGCTATTGGCTGGTTCACTTCATCCCGCTCGGAGTAGATCGGGAAAAGTTCAGCAAGGATGAACTTTTTATTCGTGCAAATACGATCGTTCTCGCGGCGGGAACCTTGGGTTCCACCGAAATTCTCCTTCGATCCAAAGAAAAGGGACTCAGCCTTTCCGATCAAGTCGGAGTTCGGTTTAGCGGAAACGGAGATATGTTAGGTTTTTCTTATAATGGAACTGCTAAGATCAACGGAATCGGTTTCGGAAGTAAAAAACAAAACGGAAACGGCCCGGTCGGTCCTTGTATTACGGGCGTAATCGATACACGAACAAGCGCTTCTAAACTCGAAGACGGAATGATCATCGAAGAAGGATCGATTCCAGGTGCGATTCGCGGTCAATTGCCTGCGGTCTTCGCATTGGGTTCCAAACTCACCGGTGTAAAAACAAAAAAAGGGATCGTAACTTGGATTTTTGAAAAGATTCGAGTTTTCTTAAGTTTCATCCTTGGTCCTTTTCACGGAGCAATCCGTAATACGCAGACCTATCTTGTTATGGCTCACGACGGAAATGACGGTAAGATGTTTTTGAAAGACGACCGTCTTCGTATTTCTTGGCCGAACGTCGGTAAAAAACCGATCTTCGAAAAGATCAGCAATATCTTAAAAGATTCTACGATTCCTCTCCAAGGAACCTATATTAAGAATCCCGTATGGAACAAGTTGACGGACCAGGATCTGATCTCCGTTCATCCACTCGGAGGATGTCCGATGGGTGAGGACGCGGGTTCTTCCGTCGTAAACGAAAACTGTCAGGTTTTTTCCGGAAAGAATGGAACCGCCACGCATAACGGACTCTATGTGATGGACGGCTCGGTGATTCCACGATCGTTAGGGGTCAATCCGCTTCTTACCATCTGTGCGATCTCCGAAAGGGCTTGCGAAAAGCTCGTTTCCGAAAGAGGAAAAAGAATCGATTATAGCCTTCCTTCTCATCCGAAAAATACGGACGTCGTCGATGATTCCACTTTAGGAATCGAATTCACCGAATGTATGAAAGGCTTTTATTCCACTCAATCGAAAGAGGATTACGAAAGGGGATTCCAGATCGGTCAGGACGAAAATACTTCCTTCGAATTCTTACTTACGATTCGAAGCAATAACCTGGAAGAGATGGTTTCCAATCCGGAGCACAAGGCCACGTTATTCGGAACCGTAAGAGCTCCCATGATTTCCAAAGACGTGATCACCGTGACCAACGGAGATTTTCTCCTTTTTGTCAACAGAGAAGACCGCATCGAAACGAGAAATATGGTGTATAAGATGATTCTTCAAACCGAAGAATCCAAACGTTTTCTCTTTGTCGGCGCAAAGTGGGTACAAAACGACGGGATCACAAATATCTGGAGAGATACGAGCACGCTTTTCGTAACGATCTACGACGGCGAAACGGAATCGTCACCGGTTTACGCAAAGGGGATTCTCCACATTCTTCCCGAAGATTTTGCAAAACAGATGACCACGATGAAAGTCATCAACTCCAAATCGATTGCGGATTCAATCAAAGGAATGGCGAAATTCGGCGCCTTCTTCACAGCCGCGCTCTACGACGTTTACGGAGGAGTTGCAAGTGCGATCGTTCCTTGGGACAAGGACGCGAGACCAAGAACAAAGCGACCTCTTCGTGTATCCGCTCCGGAAACTTATTTTTTCAAAGCCGACGACGGTGCCGATCTCAGACTTTTGAGATACAAAGGCGGCAACAAAGGACCGGTTCTTCTGTCACCCGGCCTCGGGGTCTCCAGCTTGATCTTTTGTATCGACACGATTGAAACCAATCTACTCGAATATCTTTTCGAAAATCAATACGATATCTGGATGTTCGATTACAGGACTTCGATCGCGCTTCCTTCAGCTCCCCTTCCGAACACGGGAGACGTTATTGCGACGAAGGATTATCCTGCCGCAGTGAAAAAGGTTCGCGAACTTACCGGCGTGGATAAGATTCAAGTGGTTGCCCATTGTTTCGGCGCGACTACGTTTACGATGGCCTTGCTCGCAGGGTTGGAGGGAGTTCGCTCGGTAGTTCTCTCTCAGATTTCGGCTAACGTAGAAGTTCCAACCTCGATGGATATCAAAGTGGGACTTCACACGGCCGAATTGATGGATTTGGTGGGAATCAAGGATTTGACGGCTTATACGACGGATCACGCGGATTGGTTGGATAAATTCTTCAATTCGGCCCTTGCGCTTCAACCACAATCTTTCTTTTCGCACGACGTAAATCCGGTGAGCAGAAGAATCTCGTTTCTCTACGGAAGTTTATACAAATTAGATAATCTGAATGAAGAAACTTATAGATACGGACTCGGAGAAATGTTCGGGGTCGCAAATATCAAAGCCTTCGAACATCTTTCCAAGATGATCCGTGCGCATAAGGTTGTGAACGCGGAAGGCGGAGACGCTTACGTTCCCCACATAGACCGATTGAATCTTCCGATCACTTTCATCCACGGAGCGGAGAATCAGTGTTATCTTCCGGAAAGTACGGAGAAAACCTATCAGACGTTGATTGATCGTTTCAACCCAGGTCAATACGCACGTCATGTAATACCCGGTTACGGACATATCGATTGTATCTTCGGTAAAAACGCCCACAAAGACGTGTATCCGCTCATACTTCAGGCTTTGAAAAAATACTGA
- the rsgA gene encoding ribosome small subunit-dependent GTPase A — translation MSQSNSLLTSYGWDPEVFLTEPLSDLIPARVISVYGEYSKILIYLGERRGIQSGVLLSSGESLVTGDWILVREIAGDDLCIVEKILPRKTFLKRASPGKRNQSQAIASNIDLLLVVMGLDNDYSPRRIERYLFLAKISGAEVAIVLNKRDLCEDPETKFTEIQKIAGDIPVLMISALDDSQTQGLMDWIQPGKTIAFLGSSGAGKSTIINSLLGEEIQKTNTLKASDGTGRHTTTHRELFLLPQGGILMDNPGIREVGLFSGGDENEIELIFPEIASAALDCRFRDCTHREEPGCAVQAAILEGKIEEERYVSYRKLLKELQAYKVLSDPIEAQKRKQMDKQMSKALRNRLKDKGRM, via the coding sequence ATGTCACAATCAAATTCTCTGCTCACCTCTTACGGCTGGGATCCGGAAGTATTTCTCACGGAACCGTTGTCCGATCTCATTCCTGCACGGGTCATATCCGTTTATGGAGAATATTCTAAAATTCTAATATATCTTGGAGAACGTCGCGGGATCCAATCCGGTGTTTTGTTATCCTCCGGAGAATCTCTCGTAACCGGTGATTGGATTCTCGTTCGGGAAATTGCTGGAGACGATCTTTGTATCGTAGAAAAAATTCTACCGAGAAAAACGTTCTTAAAAAGGGCGAGTCCGGGAAAACGAAATCAATCCCAGGCGATCGCGTCGAATATCGATCTGTTGCTCGTGGTGATGGGTCTGGACAACGACTACAGTCCGAGAAGAATCGAACGTTACCTTTTCCTTGCGAAGATCAGCGGCGCGGAAGTCGCGATCGTTCTCAACAAACGGGATTTATGCGAAGACCCGGAAACGAAATTCACCGAGATCCAAAAAATCGCGGGCGATATTCCCGTATTGATGATTTCAGCGCTGGATGATTCCCAAACACAGGGTTTGATGGATTGGATTCAACCCGGAAAGACGATTGCGTTCCTCGGTTCGTCCGGAGCGGGTAAATCGACGATCATTAATTCTTTGTTAGGTGAAGAAATTCAGAAAACGAATACGCTCAAAGCCAGCGACGGAACGGGAAGGCATACGACGACTCACCGGGAACTTTTCCTTTTGCCTCAAGGTGGGATTTTGATGGACAACCCCGGAATAAGAGAAGTGGGCCTTTTTTCCGGAGGAGACGAAAACGAAATCGAACTCATCTTTCCCGAAATCGCTTCTGCGGCTTTGGATTGTCGTTTTAGAGATTGTACCCATCGAGAAGAACCGGGTTGTGCGGTTCAGGCCGCGATCCTGGAAGGAAAAATCGAGGAAGAACGTTATGTGTCTTATCGAAAACTTCTGAAAGAGTTGCAGGCTTATAAAGTTCTTTCGGATCCGATCGAGGCTCAAAAACGAAAGCAAATGGACAAACAAATGTCCAAAGCTCTTAGAAATCGGTTGAAAGATAAAGGAAGAATGTAG